The genomic DNA CACCCTGCTTCCAAAATTCTTTGTATAGGACAAACTTGGTAGCGGGAATCATGAGTAGTAGGAGGCGATATGTGCATGAATACATTTGAAGTCCTAACACTCATGATCAGTTTCGGAATGTTCGTAGTCGCTATTCTTGATTTTAAACACAAAGACAAAGACCAAGACTCTTAAACACGCTGGAAAGGCGTGTTTTTTTCTTTGGGGGGAAGAAGGAAGTAAGGTGGTCTTGTGCATTGGGTGAGTTCCTTGTGCCCGAATCGTGGCCGCAGAGGCAAACATGGGAACGAGGTCTCTCGTGCCTAAACAAGAGTCGCAAGAATGAATAAGGGAACGCGAAGTCTCCGCTCGTGCCCCAATCGGGCGATCAAAGGCGGAAAAGGGAACGAGAACGGCTGTCCCGTGCCCAAATCGCGGGTT from Falsibacillus albus includes the following:
- a CDS encoding putative holin-like toxin, translated to MNTFEVLTLMISFGMFVVAILDFKHKDKDQDS